A single genomic interval of Zunongwangia sp. HGR-M22 harbors:
- a CDS encoding 2TM domain-containing protein, with the protein MRNSEEKYLSAREKMRNIKKFYAHAISFILFNIVFLSLNYYENYIEFPEVLWGTFGWSIGLAFDYMQAFDKNPFLRKGWEERKMKEILDK; encoded by the coding sequence ATGAGAAATTCAGAAGAAAAATATCTTTCGGCGCGGGAAAAAATGAGAAATATTAAAAAGTTCTATGCTCATGCGATATCCTTTATTCTCTTTAATATTGTTTTTTTAAGTTTAAACTATTACGAAAACTACATCGAATTTCCGGAGGTTTTATGGGGAACTTTTGGTTGGAGCATAGGTTTAGCTTTTGATTATATGCAAGCATTTGATAAAAATCCGTTTTTAAGGAAGGGCTGGGAAGAACGCAAAATGAAAGAAATATTGGATAAATAA
- a CDS encoding 2TM domain-containing protein has product MQNSEEKYIEARKKVKKIKDFYTHLMVFILVNLFLFGVNWYTIDLQYPWFLWVLFGWGIGLAFDYLKAFDKNPMFNKDWEERKINEYMNKEREQQRWE; this is encoded by the coding sequence ATGCAAAATTCAGAAGAAAAATATATAGAAGCACGTAAAAAGGTAAAAAAGATAAAAGATTTTTATACACACTTAATGGTGTTCATCCTAGTAAATCTCTTTTTATTCGGTGTAAATTGGTACACTATCGATCTACAATATCCTTGGTTTTTGTGGGTTTTATTTGGATGGGGAATAGGTTTGGCTTTCGATTATCTGAAAGCTTTTGACAAAAATCCAATGTTCAATAAAGATTGGGAAGAGCGCAAGATCAATGAATACATGAATAAAGAACGTGAACAGCAGCGTTGGGAATAA
- a CDS encoding LytR/AlgR family response regulator transcription factor has translation MKIVIVEDEKPAARRLNRLLNKKGLEVEVMLHSVAEGISWFSENEHPDLIFLDIQLSDGLSFEIFEAVKVKSAIIFTTAYDEYALKAFKLNSVDYLLKPIDDEELDEAIDKFENTFQSKSVKLNVDDFRNLLSLSSSDNYKSRFTIQVGQHLKIIDIEEVVCFYSENKATYIHNKEGRSYLMDLSLEQLEKELNPKLFFRINRKCIVQLKAIKDIISYTNSRLELKLTNFNEFQMIVSRERVKDFKNWIS, from the coding sequence ATGAAAATAGTTATCGTAGAAGATGAGAAGCCGGCCGCACGACGGTTAAATCGTTTACTGAATAAAAAAGGCTTAGAAGTAGAAGTTATGCTGCATTCTGTAGCTGAAGGCATTTCTTGGTTTTCTGAAAATGAGCATCCAGATCTTATATTTTTGGATATACAGCTTAGTGACGGATTATCGTTTGAAATTTTTGAAGCCGTAAAGGTGAAAAGTGCTATTATTTTTACCACCGCTTACGACGAATATGCGCTTAAAGCATTTAAACTTAATAGTGTAGACTATTTACTGAAACCGATTGATGATGAAGAATTAGATGAAGCAATTGATAAATTTGAAAATACATTTCAATCTAAATCGGTCAAACTAAATGTAGATGATTTTAGAAATCTGCTTAGTTTATCTTCCTCTGATAATTACAAATCCAGATTCACTATTCAGGTTGGGCAGCATCTAAAAATTATAGATATAGAGGAAGTAGTTTGTTTTTATTCTGAAAATAAAGCAACTTATATTCACAATAAAGAGGGTAGATCTTATTTAATGGATTTGTCCCTAGAACAACTTGAAAAAGAGCTAAATCCCAAGCTGTTTTTCAGAATTAATAGAAAGTGTATTGTTCAATTAAAAGCTATTAAAGATATTATCTCGTACACAAATTCGAGGTTAGAACTGAAACTTACGAACTTCAATGAATTTCAAATGATTGTAAGTAGAGAGCGCGTTAAGGATTTCAAGAATTGGATTTCTTAA
- a CDS encoding anti-sigma factor, which translates to MAEIEEYISSGILELYVYGALTDQESREVTAVLKEYPEVEKEVEEIEDALQKLAAGIAPYSPEALLSTLKSKLSSRTPVRQLSPESSQRTRWVNYIGWAASLVFLIGLFFLFQQNSELRKSLTEAETKNSIIEQQIADIRDEAENTKQILAAIRDNNISRIPLQGQEGFSDAYATVYWNDIDNTAYIDAKGLPEPPRGKVYQVWSLTMQPLTPTSLGLLDDFASDENKIFSLQNVNQSEAFGITLEPEGGSETPTMDQLYVLGTVAAP; encoded by the coding sequence ATGGCTGAGATCGAAGAATATATATCATCTGGAATTCTGGAACTTTATGTTTACGGCGCACTTACAGACCAAGAAAGTCGAGAAGTAACGGCGGTATTAAAAGAATACCCTGAAGTAGAAAAAGAAGTTGAAGAAATTGAAGATGCCTTACAAAAATTAGCCGCCGGTATTGCACCATACAGTCCGGAAGCGCTATTGTCGACCTTAAAATCTAAATTATCTTCACGTACTCCAGTAAGGCAATTAAGCCCTGAAAGTAGCCAACGCACAAGATGGGTTAATTATATAGGATGGGCCGCAAGTTTAGTATTCTTGATCGGACTATTCTTTTTATTCCAACAAAATAGTGAACTTAGAAAATCTTTAACTGAAGCTGAAACGAAAAACAGTATTATTGAACAGCAAATCGCAGATATACGTGACGAAGCTGAAAATACCAAACAAATTTTAGCAGCAATAAGAGATAATAATATCTCGAGAATACCATTACAGGGCCAGGAAGGTTTTTCTGATGCTTACGCAACTGTGTATTGGAACGATATAGATAATACTGCATATATTGATGCTAAAGGTTTACCAGAACCTCCAAGGGGTAAGGTTTATCAGGTTTGGTCTTTAACAATGCAACCGCTCACTCCTACCAGTTTAGGATTATTAGATGATTTTGCTAGCGATGAAAATAAAATCTTTAGTCTACAAAATGTAAATCAATCTGAAGCCTTTGGTATTACGCTAGAGCCAGAAGGTGGCAGTGAAACGCCAACCATGGATCAATTATATGTTTTAGGGACAGTTGCTGCTCCTTAA
- a CDS encoding RNA polymerase sigma factor, whose protein sequence is MQQDELILELQKGNQKAFERIYQLYSESTYGIIFSIIGEKDVAEEVLQDVFMKIWENAASYDSSKGRFFTWVLNIARNASIDKIRSKSFKNKRQNLAADNFVNILESKTNFSATIDAIGLKKYIEVLKPVCKKLIDLLFFKGYTQKETAEELEMPLGTVKTRNRACINKLREIVGN, encoded by the coding sequence ATGCAGCAGGATGAGCTTATTCTTGAGTTACAAAAAGGGAATCAAAAAGCCTTTGAGCGTATTTACCAGCTCTACTCAGAAAGTACTTATGGAATAATTTTTAGTATTATCGGTGAAAAAGATGTTGCCGAAGAAGTTTTACAGGATGTATTCATGAAAATATGGGAAAATGCAGCCTCTTACGATTCTAGTAAAGGCCGTTTTTTCACTTGGGTACTAAACATTGCAAGAAATGCATCTATAGATAAAATACGGTCAAAAAGCTTTAAAAATAAACGACAAAACCTAGCTGCAGATAATTTCGTAAATATATTAGAATCAAAAACTAATTTTAGTGCTACTATAGACGCTATAGGATTGAAAAAATATATTGAAGTTCTAAAGCCAGTTTGTAAAAAATTAATCGACCTATTATTCTTCAAAGGATATACTCAAAAAGAAACCGCTGAAGAATTGGAAATGCCCCTGGGAACTGTAAAAACCAGAAATAGAGCCTGTATAAATAAATTAAGAGAAATTGTAGGAAACTAA
- a CDS encoding superoxide dismutase family protein, producing the protein MKRISLSLLFCASLFITSCKNEKKDNEEVEVDDQNTEMTSEMDEDNDADSSEKKEVMVTLEPKSDSDLSGEVTFTEENGEVTMEATIMGLSEGKHAIHIHQKADCSAADGTSAGGHWNPTNEPHGKWGSEEGYHKGDIGNFEVDSSGKGTITVTTDEWCIGCGDDTKDILGKAIIVHDGVDDFTSQPSGAAGTRVGCGVIEMK; encoded by the coding sequence ATGAAACGTATTAGCTTATCGCTACTATTCTGCGCTTCACTTTTTATTACTAGTTGTAAAAACGAGAAAAAAGATAACGAAGAAGTAGAAGTAGATGATCAAAACACAGAAATGACTTCTGAAATGGACGAAGATAACGATGCTGATTCTTCTGAGAAAAAAGAAGTTATGGTAACATTAGAGCCTAAAAGTGATAGCGATCTTTCCGGAGAAGTGACTTTTACTGAAGAAAACGGTGAAGTAACTATGGAAGCAACTATCATGGGACTTTCAGAAGGTAAACATGCAATCCATATTCACCAAAAAGCCGACTGTTCTGCAGCAGATGGAACTTCAGCAGGCGGACACTGGAATCCTACTAACGAGCCTCATGGTAAATGGGGATCTGAAGAAGGATACCACAAAGGAGATATTGGAAACTTTGAGGTAGATTCTAGCGGAAAAGGAACAATTACAGTAACTACAGATGAGTGGTGTATAGGATGTGGAGATGATACTAAAGATATTCTAGGAAAAGCAATTATCGTACATGATGGTGTGGACGATTTTACTTCTCAACCTTCAGGTGCCGCTGGTACTCGTGTAGGATGTGGAGTTATTGAGATGAAATAA